A single genomic interval of Seriola aureovittata isolate HTS-2021-v1 ecotype China chromosome 10, ASM2101889v1, whole genome shotgun sequence harbors:
- the selenoo1 gene encoding selenoprotein O1, with amino-acid sequence MAYLGPRLGPSRIFVPGVSVFRLFSSVGMDDMGLAMSRSPLERLDFDNVALKKLPLDPSEEPGVRQVKGACFSRVKPQPLTKPRFVAVSHEALALLGLSEEEVTNDPLGPEYLSGSRVMRGSEPAAHCYCGHQFGQFAGQLGDGAACYLGEVKVPPGQDRELLRENPSGRWEIQVKGAGLTPYSRQADGRKVLRSSIREFLCSEAMFFLGVPTTRAGSVVTSDSRVIRDVYYSGQPRHERCSVVLRIAPTFLRFGSFEIFKQADEFTGRQGPSYGRDEIRSQMMDYVIETFYPEIQQNYPDRVERNVAFFREVMSRTAQLVAQWQCVGFCHGVLNTDNMSILGLTLDYGPYGFMDRFDPDFICNASDNSGRYSYQAQPAICRWNLVKLAEALAPELPPDRAEAVMDEYLDLYNGFYIENMRKKLGLLKKEEPEDEILITELLQAMHNTGADFTNTFRSLSQISCPTEGEGEGEEELAKKATALLLEQCASLEELKAANKPTMDPRELAMLLSMAQSNPALFQMISDRMTIARQLDKLSRLKDLMDTSQEELKTKQAEEWTSWITRYRKRLARELEGQSDVQAVQEERVRVMDSTNPRVILRNYIAQNAIEAAENGDFSEVQRVLKVLEKPFSSQPGLELPAWVGRGGATEQGERDEGEEQQQEAASTSTDTARSPVPYDSKPPAWAHEICVTUSS; translated from the exons ATGGCTTATTTAGGACCTCGACTGGGACCATCGCGCATCTTTGTCCCCGGTGTTTCCGTGTTCAGACTCTTCAGCTCGGTCGGGATGGACGACATGGGTCTGGCAATGAGTCGTTCCCCGCTGGAGCGGCTCGACTTTGACAACGTCGCCCTCAAGAAACTACCCCTGGACCCGTCCGAGGAGCCGGGGGTACGGCAGGTGAAAGGAGCGTGTTTCTCCCGGGTGAAGCCGCAGCCGCTGACCAAGCCTCGGTTCGTGGCTGTGTCGCATGAAGCCCTGGCGCTGCTGGGTCTCAGCGAGGAGGAGGTCACGAACGATCCGCTCGGACCAGAGTATCTCAGCGGCTCCAGAGTGATGCGTGGATCTGAGCCCGCCGCACACTGCTACTGCGGCCACCAGTTCGGCCAGTTCGCCGGGCAGCTGGGCGACGGGGCGGCCTGCTACCTGGGGGAGGTGAAGGTGCCACCCGGCCAGGATCGCGAGCTGCTGCGGGAAAACCCAAGTGGCCGGTGGGAGATTCAGGTGAAGGGAGCAGGACTGACTCCTTATTCCAG ACAAGCCGATGGCCGTAAGGTCCTGCGCTCCAGCATAAGAGAGTTCCTGTGCAGCGAAGCAATGTTCTTCCTGGGTGTGCCCACCACCAGAGCAGGCTCCGTAGTGACCTCTGACAGCAGGGTCATACGGGATGTATACTACAGCGGACAACCTCGCCATGAGAGATGCTCTGTGGTCCTCCGCATCGCCCCCACCTTCCTCAG GTTTGGATCCTTTGAAATCTTCAAGCAGGCGGACGAGTTCACAGGCCGTCAGGGTCCCAGCTACGGACGTGATGAGATCCGAAGTCAGATGATGGATTATGTCATTGAGACGTTTTACCCCGAGATCCAGCAGAATTACCCAGACCGAGTGGAGAGGAACGTGGCTTTCTTCCGAGAG GTGATGAGTCGTACAGCTCAACTCGTGGCACAGTGGCAGTGTGTAGGTTTCTGCCATGGAGTCCTGAACACAGACAACATGAGCATCCTGGGACTCACGCTGGACTACGGTCCATATGGCTTTATGGACAG GTTTGATCCGGATTTCATTTGCAACGCCTCCGATAACTCCGGCCGTTACTCCTACCAGGCGCAGCCGGCTATTTGCAGGTGGAACCTGGTGAAGCTAGCGGAGGCTCTTGCTCCAGAGCTGCCACCAGACCGGGCTGAGGCTGTTATGGATGAGTACCTGGATCTGTATAACGGCTTCTACATAGAGAACATGAGGAAAAAACTGGGTTTATTGAAGAAGGAGGAGCCTGAAGATGAAATTCTgatcactgagctgctgcaggccATGCACAACACAG GTGCTGACTTCACAAACACCTTCCGCAGCTTGAGTCAGATTTCCTGTCCCACTGAGGGAGAaggtgaaggagaagaggagctTGCGAAGAAAGCCACAGCCCTCCTGCTGGAACAGTGTGCCTCTTTAGAGGAGCTCAAAGCCGCCAACAAACCTACTATGGATCCACG TGAGCTGGCGATGCTGCTCTCTATGGCTCAGAGCAACCCAGCGCTGTTCCAGATGATCTCAGACAGGATGACAATAGCGAGGCAGTTAGACAAACTCAGCAGACTGAAAGACCTGATGGACACCAGCCAGGAAGAGCTGAAAACCAAACAGGCGGAGGAGTGGACCAGCTGGATCACACGCTATAG GAAGCGTCTGGCTCGCGAGCTGGAGGGCCAGAGTGATGTGCAGGctgtgcaggaggagagggtgagggtgaTGGACAGCACCAACCCTCGTGTCATTCTCAGGAACTACATTGCCCAGAATGCAATAGAGGCTGCTGAGAACGGAGACTTCTCTGAG GTCCAGCGGGTCCTCAAGGTTCTGGAGAAGCCTTTTTCTTCCCAGCCAGGTCTGGAGCTTCCTGCGTGGGTTGGCAGAGGCGGTGCCACtgaacagggagagagggatgaaggagAGGAGCAACAGCAAGAGGCTGCATCTACATCCACAGACACAGCCAGGAGTCCTGTTCCCTATGACAGCAAGCCCCCAGCTTGGGCCCATGAAATCTGTGTTACATGATCTTCGTAG